Within the Salvia hispanica cultivar TCC Black 2014 chromosome 4, UniMelb_Shisp_WGS_1.0, whole genome shotgun sequence genome, the region TGAAATCAAGATGCATTTTTTCACAGCCCAAGGCTAGTAAATAACGGGAATTCCAGATAACAGACTACTATATTAAGGTGAGACtacaaatattactattatgcCAAGAGATGCATGCTTGAACAAGTTTAAATTGCATAGCTCATGAtagattaaaaggtgaaaacACCTCTATTGAGAGAGGGGGAGAATGAGGAACCTACCTTGACCACTGACAGATAAGAATCTGCCATTCCAACATATTTCCCAACCATTGCAATTCTTACCTGTAATAGCACTGAGATTCTTAATTCTGATATTCGAAAAGAACATAACTAGTATACGCTAAAGGGGTACGGTGCTAACAGAGTTTGTGAGATTGTCAAAGGTTTCAGCTCTATCAGTCCACTCTTGTAAATTAGGAGGGTTGGCAACACTGAAACAAAGACCAACACCATGAAACAGCACTCATTCATGTTATATCTTATGCAACCTTCTTTCGAGTACTTCAAGatacaaaatttgtaaatgaaGTTCTGTTTCAGATATAGAGAACATAGACCAATCAAACAACTGTCTCAACAACATATATCTTGCAAAGAGACATGGAAACTGCAGAATGTGAtgctaaaagaaaaaatagaactcACCTCTGTAGGTCCAGATGCGTTAGAATGGCATTGTGAGCATTTTGACTCTGCAGAGGATTAAAAAATCAAGACCTGAATAGGGTAAAGAGATTGGGAGTGCACATTTTTACTAGGATAAGaaatacccacgcgaagcagCAGAGGGATGTGCCAAATATTTGGCACGTCGTGGATATTAAGTATATTGCCAACCTATACATATCATCGCACATAAAGTTGGTAGACAACATATTGCATATAGGacagtaaagtaaaagaaattgCAATAGAAACTTACGGGGACATGGCAAAATTGTGACAATTTTTGCCTTGTATTCTCCAAGAGAGGCTGAAACATgagaaaaaccaaaatgaGAGACTAGTAAAAGTATCCATAAGACAGTACACTAAAATGCCACCAGGTATGGATTTCAGTGTGGGTGCTGTCTGAGGGATTTAGACTAGTGAGATGTGGTCTCTACAAGTTTTTGCATACTTTCAAGTCTCCAACTTCTCTTTAAAGATTTTAAgcttaaaaaggaaaaaatcttTCCCACAGAAAAATATACCTCTGCTGAGCGGCAAGCCAGAAAATGCGGGGTCAAGCCTAATGCTCTCAACTCGCGCACACTATGCTGTGTAGGTTTAGTTTTCTGCATACAGTGGAATGTGGGAAGACAGGAATTTAGCTTTTAAAACATCATGTAAACAGCAAGGCGGTATAGaagtagtaaaaaagtaataaaaagcACAAAAGTTACTTGTTCGCCAACAACTCCAAGAACAGGGATAAGGCTGACATGAATCAGACAGAAATTATTTGGTCCTAAAATAGAAGCAACCAAATTGTAGTGAATAAACTAAGACTATGAGACCCATAAAGAGGTGTCTAACTCTTAAGCAATAGAAAGAAATGAATGATTAGTAACAAAAAAGAAGGaatataatatatgaaatattatcCTCCACATGAAGATAATTCATGCAATCTTACCCACAGAGAAAAGTAGTTGTCGCAGAGCTTCAATGAACGGCATTGACTCAATATCACCTAGAAAAGGAACATTGAGATTACTGAGAGAAAACTTGAGATTACTGAGAGAAAACAAATATGAAGatcaacttaaaataaaataaagaattaggATCTTGGCCAGAAAAATATGTACCTACAGTTCCACCCAATTCTATAACACAAACATCTGCAGGACCTTCTTTCCCATCCACAGGGATATGTGATACGGATTCGATCCAATTCTTAATGGCTTCAGTAATGTGGGGTACCACCTGAACTCAACCCAGAACataacaaagcactacaataAGAGTCAACATCACCAGATCTGTCCAAACAAAttaacactaaaaaattacaacCTGTACTGTCTTCCCAAGATAATCCCCTCTTCGCTCCTGTTCGAGGACAGACTGAAAAGGGATTTCAAAATTAGCCCcgatgaaaaaatatataatcatgtaCACTAGGAACCTAGCATTACTAGTACCTGATATATCTTTCCGGTGGTAATATTGTTGTCTCTAGTTAGTCTTACATCCAGAAACCTTTCATAGTTACCTAAATCAAGATCCACCTACCAAAGAAGTTGCCGAAAAAGGAAACTCAGATTGTAGCTCTGCATCTCAATTAAGCAGGATGAAGCCACATAAAGACTATACATGAATACTTTATACAAGtctaaaataaatgtataattcTTGTTGGACGGATAGTGTCTAACAAGTTTAATGCAAGCGTAAAGCTGATACTTTTGGTTTGCAAGGTTGGGAATACCTCTCCTCCGTCATCGAGAACAAAAACCTCCCCATGCTCAAACGGGGACATCGTACCAGCATCTGTATTCAAATAGGGATCTGCAAGCATATCAAGAGAATAAGCATGCACCAATTAATAAAGTGTGCAAAAAGTCCATATTACTGAATGAACACATAAATTGAAATGCCAAAAGATTAATATACAAACAAGGCTACGTAACAGaattagacaaaaaaaaattatgatgcCAGAATCAACCTTCTCAAACAATAGAAATACCTATCAATAGAAAGTATGCAAATCAAGAAATAACAGGAAAACACATTAATCTCGAAATGGAACTCCAAACTGAAGAAAGAAAGTTGTACAGACGGTGCAGGGATACCACTAATGAAACTAGTATTGGTCATGaccgaaaaaataatttattttaacatttttctaaattttccCACGAGGTcgaatttgaatgaaaatgtACAGAATGTGACACCCAAAAAATTCTACTTAGACAACACCCGaaggtgaattttattatttttctcaacgCACGCAATTTTGAACATCACTTAGTCATTTCGTCAATCTGAAAAATACGCTCGCCACATCAATGATAAGTATATTACAAATACGCAGCCGAAATATTTTGCTACTGGAAAAATTGAGACAAATGTTAAATTTCATGGTTTTTACAACCAATTTCGAAAGTTGCCAGACGGATCCAGAATTCGACCAAAAAAAAACGTGCTTTTTCCGACAATTTTCCCTATACATTATGCAGTGGTTTtcaagcattttttttttctaaaacaaCATTACAACCGAAATTTCATTGCACTTAGCATGCAATAAAGTATCGAGAAAACGTATGTTCATTCTCATCCAAATCTGAATTGGCCACATCAATCATCACGTCCATACTCTGGAAATActattcaagaaaaattgaaatcatgAACAAATAAATGCCTCGTGCAACTACGTTCAGGAGGCATTACTTCATGAATATACTCGAAATCcaattttcaaaatccaaGGTCCCAAGGCCAAACTAATGCCATTAAAAcaggaaattttaaaaaaacaaacaacaatTAACATATCAAAACAGCTATAACAAACACACCAATTTTAATGGAGGTGACGCGCAAGCCGCAAGCCTTGAGCACAACGCCGATGCTGCTGGCGGTGACGCCTTTTCCGAGGCCGCTCACCACGCCTCCGGTGACCAAAACATACTTCATTTCAAACCGTTAATTCCTATCAATTGTAAAAATGTGGTCTACGAGGAAGGAATCGAATATTCAATCGATTATTCGGCGTGTCGAGATAAGAGCGGGAAGGGGACTCGTACAATAAACAACGCTCTCCCCTGTTTCCGCAACGGCTTTCAGTTTCCACTCGCTGAAGGTTTAATAAAACAGCTAAAGCCCTAATTTCTAAAACCTTTGAAACTGAGAATTGGCAAAATGTGGAAATGAAGATCTTTTGGACTGAAACCATGATGGCCCATTGCCAGTGGGCCCTGTATGCTAATATTTCCACATCTGCCGAtgttttaaaatcaaatgatttaaattgaaaatataaagattttaataaaaatactattagCTATACACCTATACTTCATTgattatcacttaattattatgaaaattactttatctcttctatataactcaaaatttttaaaatttgttatattttgaatttattttttataaaagtataatcaaattaaatgtcGTGGATTCTACCGAAATTTTAAATGCATAGGTTATAAAGAAACATGATGATATAGTGTGGTGGTAATAATGATGATAGGTTAGAGAACGAATTAGAGGTCAATGAATTGCAACCATGTCTTCATTTAAATTCACTTCTTCAGTCCACGTATCTTAAAATCGTATGTATGTCACACTTGTTACATTCACATAGCGAATTAACAATATGCACGCAAAAACGTAGaacaaatttacaatatatcaaatgcaaaacttgaaaacaaaaatagagagaaaactaaatagagagaaaacaTAGATGATTAATCagaatgatttttcaattGCTGGCAGTCGGTATTAGCTTAAGCATATGCCTCAATGGACTTGAAAGTGGCCATGGCCTTCTCTTTTCCTCTCCCATAATCTTCTACATATCATATTCATGTTTACTGATCATTGaggaaaaaattaagtttaaaCGACAGAAAAATGCACTATAACAATTAGGCATGCCCACCGTTccgaaaatttttaaatggaGTCGAATCTTGAGTGTATTTCATGGTTACGGTTACGGTTACGATTTTtgaaaaccgccggttccgattTCGGTTCTGAATCTATGGTTTTCTGATGATTTTTTGTGGTTATGGTTCAGTTTCTTGATTTTCCGGCGGTTACACGATTTCGGTTCTGAAATTttggaacctgaaccggcccgcAATAGTTTCATTTAAATCTCATGGTTACGATTTCACGGTTAGCCGCTCGAACCATAAACATTAGGCATCTCTAATAACAATGATCAGCTGAAGCtacaaaacaaaatggaagtacattctaacaaaaataattctcACTACAATTGTATTACTCACTTAGTCCATGAAATGTTGTCCATACTTGACTCagtgcgggttttaagaaatgtgaagagaAGTGAGTGAacaaaattagtggaatgtagatCCCACATTTATAAGTGAACAACATTTCACATAAGAGAAATGAGtgtaaaaaattagtggaatgtagatCCCACATTTATAAGTGAACAAtattttatggacggaggaaTAATATACTCTtgatatagtatataataaaaaagtttataaaaaCAGCAAATCCATAAACAAGAATCTTACTAGTAAACATTCCAGTTGTTCAAGCAATAAATTAGATATCAAATCAACAAATTGTCGGTAAATATATTAGCAAAAATTAGGATAAAGCACTGCTTAATTAACTAAACGTCTCCAATCATGACATTCTTTGTCAAGAACAATGTCATCTTCATCTCtttcacatgattttattttctgctgCGGAATTTGCaggataaaagaaaatgactggGTTATTTTTTGCAATGCATTCAAAGTAAAAATGGCATGAATTATTTAGAAGAGAAAACATGAAAACAAAATTGGCTGAACGTATTGAATTAATTGCCAACAagaactataattaatttctgcTGTTCAGTGTTCACACAGTAATATAGTGTATCTCAATTGGgccacaatattttattataattattactccaattaaaaaaatagtgtaaatATTATTGGGCTGATCTAAAAATGGTTTTATTCGACCTTACAGCTTTATTAGACttatttaaaacatttaagtaagtatttttttcatagcCCATTAGTAAAATTACAAAACCCGAACTGTAGCttcataaattaaactaaagaATAGGAGTTCTACATTAGCCTAAGTTACTTTTATGAAATGTCTCAATTATAAtgtaacaatataaaaataaaaactctacAAATCAACTAAAGAGGGAAGAATGGAGTGTATGCCAAGTGCCAACAATGGAGTGGGGGAAACATGGGTGTGACCGTGAAGCAATCCACTCTTGAAATTTGTAACCACTAATCAATGGGATTATGCGGGTATGGaatttaagtttattaatCAAAACGATTATATGTCTATCAAGTCTTAAATTcataatcacaaattcacaattattgaTGGGGGTATGGaatttaagtttattaatCAAAAGGATTACAGTTTATCAAGTCATAAATTCACAATCACAATTTTAGGAACCGACTTAAGTCAagaaatactttaattaattttgctctatatatttttactttatcaattttatattaatcttaTACCAATTTTATcagtttttactttatcaattttagatCCGACTTAAGTcaagaaatattttaattaatttttttctctacttttttactttatcaattttacgaACTGACTTAAGtcaaaaaatactttaattaatttttctctctacttttttactttatcaattttatattaaaactcttGAACGTATGCATCAATCTAACACAAACAATTGATCATACAATTTTGatctttgaaaaaattgacGAGAACGAATCCAAGTAGTACTACAGTATTTTGGTAATAGTGGACACAATTCATGTCATTCCTGTCACTTGCTATCTCATTTAATCAGTCTACCGCATAAAATtccattgaaaaaaaaaagaaaatcacacTTACAGATAAAAAGTCATTTTCTTTCCAAAATTGCGCAGACATGATAAATAGGGCAAAGCTTATCTTGTCATTTCAGTAGTCGCACAAAGCATGAGAAAAACAAGTAGAGTGAAACTATAGTGGACTTGTTGCATATATGAAACAAATTTGAATAGGAGTAAGTAGTTCATCCACAACAGTGATATATGTGTATAGTGATCAactcttaattatttatgactTATGAGCTTTCTATCACTTttaagggcatccacaatgggatGCCCTAAGCGACGTCCTATGTaccgccacgtcagcatttttCCATCCTCATATTCAACTTACAGTGGGACGGACTATAGCCCATCCTAAGcacgccctaagcatttttctattatttgaatatttaaatattttaaaatttggaaaactaacttcatttcattaaaattcaaacattacaatac harbors:
- the LOC125224442 gene encoding CTP synthase-like, whose amino-acid sequence is MKYVLVTGGVVSGLGKGVTASSIGVVLKACGLRVTSIKIDPYLNTDAGTMSPFEHGEVFVLDDGGEVDLDLGNYERFLDVRLTRDNNITTGKIYQSVLEQERRGDYLGKTVQVVPHITEAIKNWIESVSHIPVDGKEGPADVCVIELGGTVGDIESMPFIEALRQLLFSVGPNNFCLIHVSLIPVLGVVGEQKTKPTQHSVRELRALGLTPHFLACRSAEPLLENTRQKLSQFCHVPVGNILNIHDVPNIWHIPLLLRSQNAHNAILTHLDLQSVANPPNLQEWTDRAETFDNLTNSVRIAMVGKYVGMADSYLSVVKALLHACIACSLKPAIDWIAASDLEDDNALSTPEAHATAWRTLRNAACVLVPGGFGDRGVKGMVLAAKYARENRVPYLGICLGMQISVIEFARNVLGMERANSSEFDKDTPNPVVIFMPEGSKTHMGSTMRLGSRRTLFQSPDCLAAKLYHNSEHVDERHRHRYEVNPEMVNNFEESGLKFVGKDETGKRMEILELTDHPFYVGAQFHPEFKSRPGRPSPLFLGFILAAIGQLESYLQNPHNGSL